In Phycisphaeraceae bacterium, the sequence CAATCCACAGGGGCCAGTCAGCACTGCTGCCTCGCTGGAGCTGGGTCTTGCGACACCTAGCTACATCATCTGTGAAAGTGTGCATCTCGATGTGCCTTGGCGCAGCGACATTGTGAAAGAAGGCTACACCGTTGAAAAGAAGGGACGTATCGTTCGTCCGAGCAACCGCCCCGGTCTGGGGATCGAGATCAATGAAGCAGAGTTGAAAAAGCATCCGTTCCAGCAGGAACTGCCGCAGCGCAGCTTTAATCCTGACGGTGCTGTAACCGACTGGTGAATCATCGCTCTCTGATGATGCCGTTCAGCAAAATCAGGGTGATCGTGGTGTCTCAGCATTCGAGATCAGCAGCAAATCAGATACGCATCGCGATCACTTTTACCCTTAAGTGAAAACATGAAAGGCTCATGATGACTCCCGCTGTGATCTTCGACATGGATGGCGTGCTCATCGATTCATACGAAGCACACTTCCAGAGCTGGATCGATCTAGCCCGTGAGACTGGAAAGAAATTTAACCGTGAAGATTTCACCTGGGCGTTTGGTCGCACCAGCCGTGAGACAGTCGTGAAATATTGGGGCAGCGATCTATCACCTGAACGAGTGGCGCAACTGGATGACCGCAAAGAGGAGCTTTACCGCGTTATTATCGCGGACAAGCTGCCGGTTATGCCCGGCGTCATGGCGTTAATGGATGATCTTCATCGCAATGGATTTATGATGGCAGTCGGATCGTCCGGTCCGCCGGAAAACGTCTATGTAACGGTGGACCAACTGGGTCGCAGTCGCTTTGATGCAATCGTCACGGGTAAGGACGTCAAGAAAGGTAAACCCAATCCTGAAGTTTTTCTCACCGCGGCCAAGAAACTCGGCCTTGAGCCGAATCATTGTGCTGTTATTGAGGATGCTCCCGCCGGCATCGCAGCGGCAAAAGCCGCAGGAATGGTCGCCATCGGATTGACCAGCACCGGTCGGACACGCACGGAATTAGTGGCGGCGGACGTGATCGTCGGCACTCTCACCGAACTCAATGCTGACAAAATCCGTGGTTTAATTGAGTCGCGTTGTTAAGACGACCGGACGCTCGGCTTACAATGGAGTCTTGGCACTGACCAATCCATTCCGCTTCCGCACCATGCGTATCAGTCTGGCTAACAAGTGCCAGATACTTTTCGGTCTGGCGGTCATACTTATCCTCAGTGCTGCACTTTCCGTCGTCTGGGTGCGCATGCAGGTGCTTGTGCGCGAAGGTCAGGAGGAAACCGCGCGGAAACTCGCTGAAGCCTGGCTGTCAGGTTTACTCCAAGCCGACGATCGCTGGTGGGAAGATCAACCACCCGAACGCCAGTGGACTGACCGCAACCAGACGCTTCTGCTGGTGGAAAAGGAGGAATTTCAAGACGCTGAGCAGCGCATGCCATTTCTTGCCCATGCAATCAGCGTGTTCCAGACGCGCAAAGAGCGACTCGAACTTTCGTATTCGGAAGAAGACCAGCGCGGCGAGTCGTGGTTTTACTTCGCCCGTGCGATTCGGCGGTCCGACCTCTCCGGCTTGCGCGGCGGATCGGAAGCAGGATTTGGCCCGACCGTCGCTGTACCCCTGGTCACCGATCCGCTGGAAAAAGTACTCGTCATTCGTCTCCGTGCCAACATCACCTCCCGCCAACTCACACTGAATCGCATTTATATGGTTGCAGCCGGCATGCTTGCCGGATTGCTGGCCATTGGCGTCTTCTGGTTCATCACCACCAAGCTTGTCCTATCACCCGTCCGTGTGCTGCGTGATACTGCGAAAAAAGTATCTGAAGGCGACCTGAATACCCGCGCCAACGTGAACACCGGAGATGAGTTTGAACAACTCTCGGAAGTATTCAACCAGATGCTTGAGAATCTCAAGAGCAATCAAGACCAGCTGCGCGGCATCAATAAAAGCCTGGACCTCAAACTCGGCGAGTTGGCGGAAACCAATGTCAATCTTTTCACCGCCAATAAGATCAAGGGTGAATTCCTCGCCAATGTCAGCCACGAACTGCGTACGCCGCTTAATTCGATCATCGGCTTCGCGGAAGTGCTCGAGGAAACGCTTAAAGATCGCACCGGCCCGGTGGATGAGAAGCGGAAGAGATACGCAGCGAACATTATTACATCGAGTCGCCGCCTGCTTGACCTGATCAATGATCTGCTCGATCTGACCAAGATCGAGGCTGGCCGCATCGACGTGCGCGTCGCACCGATGAGTGTTGAAGATGTCTGCGAAGGCCTGATCAACCTCATCCGCCCGGTGGCGGATAAGCGAAACGTCGAATTGCGTCTCAAAGTTGAGCCGAATATCCCGCCGGTACAGACCGATGCGACGAAGTTCCAGCAGGTGATCTTTAACTTCCTCGCAAACGCGGCCAAGTTCACACCGCCGGGCGGCGTGGTCACGCTCTCGGCTATACTCCTGGGTACAGAGCCATCTCGTAAGCTCGCGGTAAGCGTCACCGATACCGGACCGGGAATACCGCCTGACAAACATGAGCGGATCTTCGAGAAATTCACCCAACTCGACTCAACGGTCACCAAAGAGTACGGCGGCACAGGGCTGGGATTAACGATCAGCCGTGAGTTGTCACACTTGCTTCAAGGTGAGATTCTGCTGGAAAGCGATGTCGGCAAAGGCGCAACATTTACGTTGGTGATCCCGCTGATTCTCGAGTCACGCAGCGCACCACTCATGCCTGACCTCACCAAACCTGCA encodes:
- a CDS encoding HAMP domain-containing histidine kinase yields the protein MALTNPFRFRTMRISLANKCQILFGLAVILILSAALSVVWVRMQVLVREGQEETARKLAEAWLSGLLQADDRWWEDQPPERQWTDRNQTLLLVEKEEFQDAEQRMPFLAHAISVFQTRKERLELSYSEEDQRGESWFYFARAIRRSDLSGLRGGSEAGFGPTVAVPLVTDPLEKVLVIRLRANITSRQLTLNRIYMVAAGMLAGLLAIGVFWFITTKLVLSPVRVLRDTAKKVSEGDLNTRANVNTGDEFEQLSEVFNQMLENLKSNQDQLRGINKSLDLKLGELAETNVNLFTANKIKGEFLANVSHELRTPLNSIIGFAEVLEETLKDRTGPVDEKRKRYAANIITSSRRLLDLINDLLDLTKIEAGRIDVRVAPMSVEDVCEGLINLIRPVADKRNVELRLKVEPNIPPVQTDATKFQQVIFNFLANAAKFTPPGGVVTLSAILLGTEPSRKLAVSVTDTGPGIPPDKHERIFEKFTQLDSTVTKEYGGTGLGLTISRELSHLLQGEILLESDVGKGATFTLVIPLILESRSAPLMPDLTKPAATVRI
- a CDS encoding HAD-IA family hydrolase; this translates as MMTPAVIFDMDGVLIDSYEAHFQSWIDLARETGKKFNREDFTWAFGRTSRETVVKYWGSDLSPERVAQLDDRKEELYRVIIADKLPVMPGVMALMDDLHRNGFMMAVGSSGPPENVYVTVDQLGRSRFDAIVTGKDVKKGKPNPEVFLTAAKKLGLEPNHCAVIEDAPAGIAAAKAAGMVAIGLTSTGRTRTELVAADVIVGTLTELNADKIRGLIESRC